A stretch of DNA from Mucilaginibacter daejeonensis:
CCGGCAGGATGATCATTTCGGCACCTTGCAGGTCGTGGTCCTTGTGCCACAAGCGTACCACCTGCTGGCCCATGATCTTCTCGAGCACATAGATGATATCTTCGTCGCAATTGGAACCGGGGAATATAACTACACCAAATTTCATGCTACAAAGCTAATACAACGGGCTGAACATGAACGAATGTAAAAGTTAAAAATTGTTAAACTGGAAGTAGATGATGCTGGCAATAAGCAAAAAGAAGAGGCTTTCGTACATCCAGCGCATGTTGGCGTACAAAAAGTAATAAGCAAAAAAGATGGCCACCGGCACCGCGCATAACAAGAAATGATCGAGCCCGAACTGTGGCCTTACATAGAACGACACCCCGGTAAGGATCACCATGAAGAAGAGTAATTGGAACGCCTTGCGGATGAGCACGTAGCTCTTAAAAAAGTTCTCCTGTAGCTTGAAAGTACCCAATACCAGGATGATCAGTACGGGGATGATGAGCAACAGATCATATTTATCAAGCAGTTGAGGCGCCTGGAAGGTAGACCCCAACGGGCTCCAGATCTGGTGCAGCATAGGCAACCTATCGGTCAGGTAATATACCACCGCTACAAAGAAATAGATAGTGCCATAACCGATCAAGCTACCCACCCACTCGCGCCAGTCGAACGGGCGGAAGATGATGAAGCCGAACCACACGGCCAGTATCAAATAGGTGAATGGCAGGTAAATGAGCGATCCCAAAGCCACCAGCATACCCATATCATAGGCCAGCGAACGGGAATCTTCGGTCTTATATAGTTCAAATAGCTTGAACAATATCCAGATCACGATGAAGTTGCAAAGCAACGGGACGCTTAGGGTCAGGAAAGGAGTGAACAGCCCCGATAGCACTACATACATAAGTGCCGGCAAAAAGCTTGGACGACCCAGCAGGTTGTAGAAATTGATCAGGTAGTTGACCAGTACGGCTTGCGCCAGCACCACCAGCCCAGCCAGCAACATGCTTACTTGCGGTGCAAAGGTCATTTTGGCTACCTGCGGGAAGAACGTTAAGATGACCGGTTCGGTGATCTGCAGATGGATGATATCAGGCGCGAAGAACACGTGACCAGCCCTGAGGATGAACAGCAGGATGGCCAGCCAAAGAATATTGATAAGATCGTACCGCCTGAATATATCGATCATGCTTATGCGCCGTAGATTTAACGCGCAATATTACAGAAAATGTTAAGCTAATACAGCCTGTGGGCGAGCATATTGTTTAACCAACCCATCAATGATCTGCGCGGTCTCGTCGGGAAAGTTGACCTGTACCCTATCGTTGCTTTGGATCCAGTTGTTGATGTGTGGCACCGCCGCCGAATTGATGCTATCGATCACCGAAACACCCAGCCTTGATGCGGCAAGGGCATTGCAGCGTTGTTCGTACTGATCGCTCATGGGCACCATCATCACCTTTTTTTGCAGGTACAGCGCCTCGGCCGGGCCTTCAAATCCGCCTCCGGTAAGCAATCCTTCGCAATTGGCCATACTTTGGTTGAACATCTGGTTATCTACCGGGAAGATATGGATGTTACCGACCTGGTAAGGTTTCTTTTGGCGTTTGGAAAAGATATGCCATTCTACACCGGTGGTCTGCACCAGGTATTTCACCAATGTGCGGTCATCGTAGGCAGGCAAATAAACGGTGTAGTGACCTTTGTTGGTGGGCTGCAAGCGACGTATCTCACTGCGGATCACGGGTGTATGAATAAAATCGTCATACCGGTCAAAGTGAAAACCGATGTGATGGGTGGTCGGAGAGTAGTACTTGAACAACCATTCGGCATAGTTCCAGCGGCTGGGGCGCGGGGTCTTTGGCGATACGAACGAGCATTGATGGCTCAATGATACCGACGATAAGCCCTGCAACTTACAAGCCCAGGCGCTTACCGGTTCAAAATCGTTGATGATAAGATCATACTGCTTAAGCGGCAGTTGCCTGATATCGCGACGTAGCTGCCATAGGTCCATACGCCGGTAGGTGGACCATTTGTCTACCCCACCCTTTTTACCAAAGACAAAGCTAAAGCCGTGAAAGCGGTATTTGAGCGGTTGCGACAACTGCACCTCTGCCTCGGTACCACTTATGAGCAGGTCGACCTCCCCATACTGCTGCAGCAAAGGCACCACTTCGCGTGCACGGCTAATGTGGCCGTTACCTGTACCTTGTATGCCGAACAGTATTTTCATGGGTGAGATGAATGCAAATATATAGGCCTTTTGTACATCTGCACCTGAACTTGATATGAACTTATTGTAAATGTTCTATTATTTCTCGGCCAGCATCTTTTCCAATGCGAACATCTCATCGCGCAGTTTGGCGGCCTGCAAAAAGTCCATATCCTTGGCGGCGGCCATCATCTCCTTGCGAGTATTGTCAATGGCCTTCTTCAATTCAGGCTTGCTCATATACTGTACGATCGGGTCGGCAGCGATGGATACCTCGTCTGCCTCCACATAAGCCCGCTGTACACCGCCTTTAAAGTCTACCACCGATGTTTGTTCGATGATAGCCTCTTTTGACTTACCCACCGTTTTAGGTATTATGCCATGCTCGGCGTTGTATGCCACCTGTTTCTCACGGCGGCGGGTCGTCTCATCAATGGTGATACGCATACTCTCAGTAATCGTATCGGCGTACATGATCACACGGCCGCGATCGTTACGTGCGGCACGACCAATGGTCTGTATCAGCGATCGTTCTGACCGCAGGAAGCCTTCTTTATCAGCATCCAGGATGGCCACCAACGATACTTCGGGAAGGTCTAACCCTTCGCGTAGTAAGTTGATACCGATCAGTACGTCAAATTCACCCAAACGTAATCCGCGAAGTATCTCTACCCGTTCAAGGGTCTTGACCTCCGAGTGAATGTAGCGACACTTGATCCCTAAACGGTCCATGTATTTGGCCAGCTCTTCAGACATACGCTTGGTGAGGGTGGTCACCAACACACGATCGCCCATTTTAATGGTCTTATCTACCTCTTCCAGCAGGTCATCTACCTGGTTAATGATCGGGCGTATCTCGATCAGCGGGTCTAAAAGGCCTGTAGGGCGTATCACTTGCTCTACCACCACACCGCCCGACTTCTCTAACTCGAAATCGCCGGGGGTGGCGCTCACATAAATGGTTTGCGGGGCCAGGCGCTCAAACTCTTCAAAGTTGAGCGGACGGTTGTCCATTGCGGCCGGCAGGCGGAAACCATATTCTACCAATGATACTTTGCGCGATCGGTCACCACCATACATGGCGCGCACCTGCGGTACGGTCACGTGGCTCTCATCGATCACCATCAGGTAGTCATCAGGGAAATAGTCTAACAAACAGAACGGGCGCATACCCGGTTTACGGCCATCAAAAAAGCGCGAATAGTTTTCGATACCTGAACAGTAACCCAACTCGCGGATCATCTCCAGGTCGTAATTGACCCTTTCCTCCAATCGCTTGGCCTCCAGGAAACGCTTCTCGTCAATAAATTGCTGTTTGCGGGTCTCCAGTTCCTCTTGTATAGCCCAAATACTGCTGGTAAAACGGTCACGCGGGGCAACGTACAAGTTGGCGGGGAAAACCACCATATTGTTCATCTTTTCCAGCGTTTTACCGGTCTTGGGGTCAAAGCTGCTCAACTCCTCAATGTCGTCTCCAAAAAAGGAAATACGGTAGGCATAATCCAAATAGGCCGGATAGATATCGACCGTGTCACCTTTTACGCGGAAGGTACCACGTTTAAAATCGGCAGTGGTACGTGCATATAATATCTCCACCAAACGGTGTAAAAAGGCGTTACGGCTAATGCGTGTGCCCACCGCGAATTTGAAGATAGAGTTGGTAAAATCCTCGGGGTTACCCATACCGTAAATGCACGAGATGGATGACACCACGATCACGTCTCTCCGCCCCGACATCAATGCCGACGTGGTTCGCAAACGCAGCTTCTCGATCTCGTCGTTGATCTGCAGATCTTTCTCGATATACGTATTCGATGACGGGATGAAAGCCTCTGGTTGATAGTAATCGTAATACGACACAAAGTAGTTCACGGCATTCTCGGGGAAGAACTGCTTGAACTCGCCATATAGCTGCGCGGCCAGCGTTTTATTGTGACTCAGGATCAGTGTTGGGCGCTGGGTCTGCTCGATCACGTTGGCTACCGTAAAGGTCTTACCCGAACCGGTAACACCCAGCAGGGTCTGGTATTGCTCACCAGCTTCAACGCCTTGTACCAGTTGCTGAATGGCCGTTGGCTGATCGCCGGTGGGCTTATAATGAGAGTTGATCTTAAAATCCATAGGAAATATAAAGATACGAATATTTTTAGCAATTTGAGACCTGTGACCGGCCCGTTACCGCGTCAGATATTTATCTTCAGGATACCAAACGTTTTGAGGACGTAAATGGTTTATTGTGCAAAACACGTTCACCCTAAATTAATTATATATGCTGTTCGTACTCAATAGATCAAACTCTGTTTGCAACCGATACCTTGCCGAAATGCGCGACATTGACGTGCAGCAGGACCGTATGCGTTTCAGGCGGAACCAGGAGCGCATTGGCGAGGTGCTGGCCTATGAGATCAGCAAAGAACTATTATATACCGAGGCCGAGGTACAAACACCTTTAGGTACCGCTCAGGTGAACCTCCCGGCCGAGCACCCCGTGCTTTGCACCATCCTGAGGGCAGGCCTGCCGCTTCACCAGGGATTTATGAACGTGTTTGACCGGTCGCCCTCGGGCTTTGTGACCGCTTACCGCAAGGTGAATAAGAACGGCACTTTCATCATCAAGATCGAGCATATATCGGCCCCTGACCTGCAAGGCCGTACGCTGATCCTTTGTGATACTATGCTGGCCACCGGTCAAAGTGTGGTGCAGGTATGCAAGGAGATCATGGGACAATACGAATTGGCCGACCTGCACATCGCTGCGGTGATCGCCAGCTCTGAAGGTGTTGAACACGTGCGCGCTAACCTACCTATGGCCAAATTGTGGATAGGCGCCATTGACGAGGAGATGACCACGCGATCGTACATCGTACCCGGTTTGGGTGATGCAGGCGACCTGTCGTTCGGCGAAAAGATATAGCCTGATGTGCAAATGATCGGCTACTATTCGGCGATTTTATAATTCATCTGCACATCCGCATATTTGCACATTGACCAGCATTCGCTCCAGATAAAATGAATAACTATACCCATATCTTCTTCGACCTTGACCATACCATTTGGGATTTTGACCGTAACGCTGAAGAAGCTTTGAACGAGTTGTATGTTTTACACGGGTTAGAGGCTTTGGGCATTAGCTCGTCCACCGAGTTCATTGAGACCTACACGCGCAACAACCATGCGCTTTGGGCCGATTATCATTTAGGCAAGATCGATAAGGAGACCTTGCGCGAGACGCGTTTCCGTAAAACGTTCACTGATCTGGGCCTTACACCCGATGCCATACCGGTCACCTTTGAAGATGCCTACGTGGAACTATGCCCCACCAAGACGAACCTATTCCCGCACGCGCATGAAACGCTGGCTTATTTAAAAAAGAAGTATACCCTGCACATCATCTCCAACGGTTTTGAGTCGGCCACTCGCCGCAAGATCGCAGGAACTGATCTGGCCCAATATTTTGAGAACATCATCATATCTGAGCTGGTAGGTGTGAACAAGCCACATGAAGGCATCTTTGAGCATGCGGTGCTATTGGCCGGAGCTACCAAAGACGAATGCATCATGATCGGTGACAGTTTGGAGGCCGATGTTTACGGTGCGCTTAACTTTGGAATGGATGCCATCTATTTTAATCCACTCAAAGCCGATAAGCCTGAAGATGTGCCGGTGCAGATATTTAGTTTGAATGAGTTGAAAAGGTTGCTATGAAGATAGTTGAAGAACAGCGAGCCATTTATGAGGCCCTTGATGAGTACCGACGCCGGTTGACCGACATTCCGGATGAATTGTTCGACCGTACGCCCCCGTCGGGTGGGTGGAGTTATGCTGAGCTATATTCACACATCATGCAGGCCAGTTTGGGCTCTTCTATAGCCTCCGAAAAATGCTGCCGTAACACCAATGGCGTTACCAAAAAGGGCTTGAACTGGAAAGGCCTTATGTTCTTCCTGTTCGGCAAGTTCCCTAAGTCGTCCACCCCGGCGCCAGCGGCAATAGCCGATCTGGCCAAAAAGATCAGTAAGGAAGATGCCCGCAACCTGATCATCAAACTACGCAAACGCATTGATGAGACCACTCCTCTGTTATTACGTGCTAACGATAACAGCAAGATCAGTCACCCACTGCTGGGCATGCTTAATGCTCGTCAATGGTTCAAATTCACCCGCATACATTTACAACATCATTTAAAGCAGCTCGACAGGATAAAAAAAAGTTTTCCACACAGGTAACTACCTGTAATTTAATATGGTCTTAACGATATAATAATTTTTACGACCGACCTTTATCTTGTTGTTATGAATATCGAATTCCCATATCTCATAGTCACCGGCCTCCTGATGCTTGTTGCCGCTTTTTACCTGAGCCCTTACGAGCTTAGTGTAAAAGAGGACGACGAGGACGAGTAAGCATCCTGCGTACCGGCGGGTACAACGAGGTGACTTATTGGAGCCAGACGAGCAACGCTTTACAGACCACCTGAATGGCCAAGCGCGAAATAGATATCGTAGTTATATCAGACATACACCTGGGCACTTATGGCTGCCATGCCAAAGAGCTGCTTCGTTACCTTAAAAGCATCCGCCCTAAAAAAGTTATCCTCAACGGCGACATTATCGACATCTGGCAGTTCAGCCGGTCGTACTGGCCCGAGGCGCACATGAAAGTGGTACGCCGCATTCTCAAGTTCGTTACCGAAGGAATACCCGTGTACTACCTGACCGGCAACCATGACGAGATGCTGCGCAAATTCACCGACCTTGACCTGGGCAAGTTCCAGTTGCTCAATAAGATGGTGTTAGAGGTGGATGGCAAAAAGGCCTGGGTATTTCATGGTGATGTGTTCGATGTGACCATGCAACATTCCAAATGGCTGGCCAAGC
This window harbors:
- a CDS encoding DUF6427 family protein; this translates as MIDIFRRYDLINILWLAILLFILRAGHVFFAPDIIHLQITEPVILTFFPQVAKMTFAPQVSMLLAGLVVLAQAVLVNYLINFYNLLGRPSFLPALMYVVLSGLFTPFLTLSVPLLCNFIVIWILFKLFELYKTEDSRSLAYDMGMLVALGSLIYLPFTYLILAVWFGFIIFRPFDWREWVGSLIGYGTIYFFVAVVYYLTDRLPMLHQIWSPLGSTFQAPQLLDKYDLLLIIPVLIILVLGTFKLQENFFKSYVLIRKAFQLLFFMVILTGVSFYVRPQFGLDHFLLCAVPVAIFFAYYFLYANMRWMYESLFFLLIASIIYFQFNNF
- a CDS encoding glycosyltransferase family protein; the protein is MKILFGIQGTGNGHISRAREVVPLLQQYGEVDLLISGTEAEVQLSQPLKYRFHGFSFVFGKKGGVDKWSTYRRMDLWQLRRDIRQLPLKQYDLIINDFEPVSAWACKLQGLSSVSLSHQCSFVSPKTPRPSRWNYAEWLFKYYSPTTHHIGFHFDRYDDFIHTPVIRSEIRRLQPTNKGHYTVYLPAYDDRTLVKYLVQTTGVEWHIFSKRQKKPYQVGNIHIFPVDNQMFNQSMANCEGLLTGGGFEGPAEALYLQKKVMMVPMSDQYEQRCNALAASRLGVSVIDSINSAAVPHINNWIQSNDRVQVNFPDETAQIIDGLVKQYARPQAVLA
- the uvrB gene encoding excinuclease ABC subunit UvrB, with the translated sequence MDFKINSHYKPTGDQPTAIQQLVQGVEAGEQYQTLLGVTGSGKTFTVANVIEQTQRPTLILSHNKTLAAQLYGEFKQFFPENAVNYFVSYYDYYQPEAFIPSSNTYIEKDLQINDEIEKLRLRTTSALMSGRRDVIVVSSISCIYGMGNPEDFTNSIFKFAVGTRISRNAFLHRLVEILYARTTADFKRGTFRVKGDTVDIYPAYLDYAYRISFFGDDIEELSSFDPKTGKTLEKMNNMVVFPANLYVAPRDRFTSSIWAIQEELETRKQQFIDEKRFLEAKRLEERVNYDLEMIRELGYCSGIENYSRFFDGRKPGMRPFCLLDYFPDDYLMVIDESHVTVPQVRAMYGGDRSRKVSLVEYGFRLPAAMDNRPLNFEEFERLAPQTIYVSATPGDFELEKSGGVVVEQVIRPTGLLDPLIEIRPIINQVDDLLEEVDKTIKMGDRVLVTTLTKRMSEELAKYMDRLGIKCRYIHSEVKTLERVEILRGLRLGEFDVLIGINLLREGLDLPEVSLVAILDADKEGFLRSERSLIQTIGRAARNDRGRVIMYADTITESMRITIDETTRRREKQVAYNAEHGIIPKTVGKSKEAIIEQTSVVDFKGGVQRAYVEADEVSIAADPIVQYMSKPELKKAIDNTRKEMMAAAKDMDFLQAAKLRDEMFALEKMLAEK
- the upp gene encoding uracil phosphoribosyltransferase, whose amino-acid sequence is MLFVLNRSNSVCNRYLAEMRDIDVQQDRMRFRRNQERIGEVLAYEISKELLYTEAEVQTPLGTAQVNLPAEHPVLCTILRAGLPLHQGFMNVFDRSPSGFVTAYRKVNKNGTFIIKIEHISAPDLQGRTLILCDTMLATGQSVVQVCKEIMGQYELADLHIAAVIASSEGVEHVRANLPMAKLWIGAIDEEMTTRSYIVPGLGDAGDLSFGEKI
- a CDS encoding YjjG family noncanonical pyrimidine nucleotidase; the protein is MNNYTHIFFDLDHTIWDFDRNAEEALNELYVLHGLEALGISSSTEFIETYTRNNHALWADYHLGKIDKETLRETRFRKTFTDLGLTPDAIPVTFEDAYVELCPTKTNLFPHAHETLAYLKKKYTLHIISNGFESATRRKIAGTDLAQYFENIIISELVGVNKPHEGIFEHAVLLAGATKDECIMIGDSLEADVYGALNFGMDAIYFNPLKADKPEDVPVQIFSLNELKRLL
- a CDS encoding DinB family protein; translated protein: MKIVEEQRAIYEALDEYRRRLTDIPDELFDRTPPSGGWSYAELYSHIMQASLGSSIASEKCCRNTNGVTKKGLNWKGLMFFLFGKFPKSSTPAPAAIADLAKKISKEDARNLIIKLRKRIDETTPLLLRANDNSKISHPLLGMLNARQWFKFTRIHLQHHLKQLDRIKKSFPHR